CTAGAAACCATCCTTGAATCAAACATCACTGAAGAAATGAATCTGATGTTGGAGGCTCCTTTTTCAGACAAAGAAATTGATGAGGTGGTCAAGCTTTTACCAAATGATAAATCTCCTGGGCCTGATGGGTTCAACAATGAATTTGttaaaaactgttggtctattaTTTCTGCTGATGTCAAGCAACTGATAAGAGATTTTCACTCTGGGAACATTAATCTGGAATCCATAAACCCTTCCTTCATtactttggttccaaaagttgataGCCCAAGTTCACCTGGGGACTTTAGGCCTATATCTCTGCTCAACTGTGTTCTCAAAATAATCACCAAGCTTCTGGCTAATATGCTCCAAAGTATCATTCTTTCTTTGGTACATAAAAATCAATATGGATTCCTGAAGAAAAGATCTATCCAAGATTGCCTGGGATGGGCTTTTGAATATCTTTTTCAATGTCATCAATCAAAGGAAGAGATTCTTATTCTTAAATTGGACTTTGAAAAAGCTTTTGACAAAATTGAACACACAACTATTCTCCAAATCCTTAAGGCTAAAGGTTTTGGGGATAAATGGATTAGCTGGATTGCTGTGATACTGAGCTCTGGGACTTCTGCTGTTATGCTCAATGGTGTTCCTGGGAAGAAATTTTATTGCAGAAGAGGGGTCAGACAGGGGGATCCTTTATCTCCCCTGTTGTTTGTTCTTGCAGCTGATTTTCTTCAATCAGTATTAAACAAAGCTATGAGCCAGAATCTTCTCTTAAAGCCAATACCATGCCCACCATGTCCAGACTTCCCTGTGATCCAGTATGCTGATGACACTCTTCTTGTCATAAAGGCAGATGCCACCCAATTGCTTTGCTTGAAATCCATCCTACAATCTTTTGCTGTCTCCACTGGGCTCAAAGTTAATTATCAAAAATCTAGCATGATGCCAATCAACATGACTCCTGAAAGATTGGCTCATTTTGCTGCTACCCTGAACTGTAAAGTGGGAACCCTCCCTTTCACTTACTTGGGACTGCCTCTTAGCATCTCAAAGCCATCTTTGGAATATTTCCTCCCCATTGTGCAAAGAGTTCAAACAAGACTTGGTGGTATTGCAGATTTCCTAAACTATGGAGGAAAATTACAAATGGTCAAATCTGTACTTGCATCTTTGCCTATTTTCTTCATGTGCTGCCTTGATGTTCCAATTACAATTAAAGACCAAGTGATCAAATACATGAGGCATTGTCTTTGGAGGAAAAAGACCTCTGATGTCCAGGCCAAAGGAAATGCTCTTATTTCTTGGAAGAAAATCTGCAGACCTAAAGACCAGGGTGGTTTGGGTGTACTCAACCTTGATACTCAAAATAAAGCCCTTCTACTCAAAAACCTGGACAAGTTTTACAATAATTTTGATATTCCCTGGGTACATCTAATAAGAGATACTTACTATAATGAAGATAAACCACCTGGTATTAAATTGGAAGGATCATTCTGGTGGAAAGCACATCTTAAGCTTATTGATACTTATAAAGCAATGgcaagatgcaatctgggtaaTGGTAGAACTGTGCTGTTTTGGACTGATCTCTGGGGAGATTCTTGTTTACACCAAAGATTCCCACACCTCCTTTCCTTTGCCAAGAGAACTGATATTTCAGTGAGTAAGGTCCTGCACATGGAATTCCTACAGGATCTCTTCCATCTCCCCCTCTCACAACAGGCATTTGATGAGTTTGAACAGTTGGAATCATTATGTGATAATGTGCAAACTGAGGCACAACAATCAGATTCTTGGACCTACATATGGGGTTCAGACAAGTTTTCAACTATAATTGCTTATAAATTCATGATTGGGGAACAACATGCACCAAAATTCTTCACTTGGCTTTGGGATTCCTCTTGTCAACCCAAACACAAGTTCTTCTTCTGGCTCTTGCTACATGACAGACTGAATACAAGGAATCTTCTTAGGCGAAAGAATTTGCATTTGCCAACATTTAACTGTGCCACCTTGGAATGTAATCAGGAAGAAACTTTAGCACATCTATTCTGGAGCTGCCTTTTGCACAATCATGTTGGGCTCTGGTTTGCCCCCAAGTCCTAAATCAACAATCAGTTCTGGAGGCACTCTATGAAATAAAAGATCACTTATCTACTCCTTTTGCAGTAGAGATCATCATTCTTGCAGCATGGGCCATTTGGATTATTAGAAACAGAAAGATTTTTGAAGATCAGATTCCTTCCTTAGGTGCTTGGAAGGCAGTTTTCAGACAGGAACTCACTCTTTTATCTTTCAGAATGAAGAAAAAACATGCTGCTGCATACAAAGCTTGGCTAGACACTTTCCTTTCTTCTCTAGTTTAGatttcttttactttttcttttctcttttcctGTACACCTTGTACAGTTTGTAGGCTTTTTTAGTAGCTTTGTAACTTTGTAAATATTTTTCCTTTAataataaaaattgcagtggggtTTTACCCCACTGTTTTACCTTCAAAAAAAAATGGGTGAGCAGGCCCAACCTACCAAACATGTGGTAAATCTCAGCTCAACTTGTATAAGGTCAGATTATCTCAGGTGGGAAAGTCATTCTGTGATGATCCaatctaccaaacacaccctaaatgAGTGGTCTCGTGCTTGACGGTAAAGTTATGGTTAAAAAGATTGGTTGTGTTTTCTTAGGCAGAGATGCCCAAGGGTGAATCGAAAGATGGTGGTGTCCATAGCATAGTGCGGATGAGAAAGATTTGGTTATAATGCAACACAATAACCTTTGATCGGAAAAGCACCGCACTCTTGTAGGCGGTTTCGAAAGCAATCAACAAGTTTGCCCTCTGGGAGGCTGCCAAGCATGGAGCGAAGAATCCAGAGTAGTCTTGTTGTTAGTTTCTCTGGATCTTAAATTCATTGCGAGTGTAAAATTATTTTTAAGTATTTCTTAATGTAACCGTTCAATAGAATGCATGAGGCTTGATATAAATACGGGGGTTCCTTATTTATCTTATTGAAGCTTCATGGATACTCCATCTTATATTTTAGATGCATCATGTGTATCCTAATAATTATTGGCAAACGTATATATATTTGAGAGTAGAGTAGTATTGGATGCAATTAGATGGCCTTTTTAAATCCATGTGTGTGAACCTCATAGCAATCCTTCGACATGTCCGAAGCGACCAAGTCCCCCACCTCAACAAAGGTTGACACTCCTAATCTGCTTTCTCTCTCTCCCAACTTTTTCCTTAGGTCAGCCTCCATGCTTTGAGAGAAGTTAGCTCTTAAGTCACTCCTTTTGGTGGACATAAGACGACCAAGTTGAGCGCCAACCTTGCTTAAGTATGGCCGATGATGCGTAATTAACCTTCCAAAGCAGATCTCCTCACTTGTTCCAGTGATCTAGGGAAAATATCAAAGCGGTTCAAACTTGGTGGCAGCATGGTCGATAGGATGAGGCACGTCGTGTGATAAATGAAAGTGTTGAGTTGTCATCGTACATGACGATAGTTCTACAGTTATGAAAGGGGAATGGTATGTTTGGTTGGGTAAAGTGTTTATCGCACTTAGACAACTTGGAGCTCTATCTTAAGTGTACCAATGAGTATATCTTAGTAAATAAGAGATATTAACTTGGCTCCGTTCTTTCCCTAGAAAAAACCTGGCTTAGTTTTTCCTATGTATATGCAATTAAATTATACTCCTTGCATTTCATAATTCGTGTGgtagttttagtttaaatttaaactaaaaataCAATAAAATTATGGAACGTGAGAAGTACTTTTGTCAAGTACATTTCATACAAAGAGAATCTTAATATTTCACCAATACATGCATTTTCGTGTACTTTATTATGTTTTCATGTACATGGATTAAAAACTTTGAATAATTCTTAGCAACGCACGTGTATTCAACTAGTTTATAGCAAATATGACAACGTGGCTTAAACATAAAAAGGAATTGCTGCTGATTTGCAGCAACCGTTCAGCAAAAACCGTTGAAAATTccataaaaaattaaaaattaaaaatcATGTGTTTGTAGCAATAAAAAAGTGGTTAACCAACAATTAACTTCCTATATATTAAATTGTAATAAAATCACGAACTATTTCTTCAACAAAATATCATGTGTTTGCAGCATTTTAAAAAGCATTTTGCAGCATTTTAAAAAGCATGTAGACGTCATCGAAAAATTCGAGAAAGCACACAACTTGTAGTAAACCTTGCAACATTTGTCATCTGTTGTCCCAACAAAACACATACAAGTTTTTACGTTCTAAAATAACTTGTGTGACATTTGAAATCTTGAGGAATTCACAAACATATGGAAAACATTGCAACATCTCCCGTGTCTTCTCACTACATAACTTATACGTGGTCgttacaaaataaaaaaaaaatgtaTGAAACATCGAAAACTTAGGTTTCTCACTTCATAACTTATACGTGGTCGTTACAAAATTAAAAAATGTACGCATCGCGGTCAGAAAATAGATGACCCAATTTTATTTTTTTTGGTATGAAGGGACTTTCTATCGTAATACGTAAAACAACGGTTATTATGTGGATGATTATTATGTGATGGGAATCCGATGCGGTGTCCGCTAGAAATGCTCTAGCTAGCTGTAGAGTCTCACAGAGCAGAGCATACGGCTTGCTACTGCGAGCGTTGAGTGGCGTGTGCATTTCAGACTTCAAGTATTGCCAGAAGAGACAGTTCGAACATGGAACACCCGCATGGAAGAGATTCAGATTATTGATTAAGCACGGACGCACTACATTACAGGTGAGTAGCAAGCTGATAGGAGTACTTGCTAGGCACGACACAACAGGGACACCTAAAAAGCACACATGATCACATTAAGTATGATCGGCTACATGCGTGCTCAACGTCAGGAGCTGACCGACATTATTCAGTACAGTAGCAGACACAACCAGAAGACATAACAACTAACAGCCAACTACGAAGAGACATCAGCAGTCAGCTTGCTAGTACCTACAAGGCACTAAAACATCGGAGGCTTGGTCTTGTACTTGGACTCGTCGATGTCGATGCCCTCCTTGGCGGCGCGCTCGCCACCGGACTCGTCGTTGGTGCTCAGGCCGCCCTTGCGCCCCATCTCGCTGTACCCTTCCTCCCCTATCTGCTCCTTCCGAGTCTGCCCGCCGCGGCTGCGCCCTGCACAAATACATGCGTGTTACAGCAATGATCCACAGCTAAAATACTTGCGACACACATGTTGCGCGAGAACTATGTACATATACGAACCTTCGGCGAGTTTCTCCTGCGCCTCGTAGCTCTTCCCGCCGGTGCCGCCGGGGACGACGGTCTGCCCCTCGCGGGCCAGGCTGTCCAGCTCCGACCTCCCCTTCTCCTGACCGGACGCCATTGCTTCCTGAAACTAACTGGGACTGACTGGAGTAGAGTTCGTACGTATGAGTAGTCTATGCAATGCAACTGCTCGTGTGCTTTTGATGGTGAGGGTGGATGAGGTAAGCGTCGCAGTTTTATAGCGTGCGAGGGGCGGTGCTCGAGAGGCATGGAGGCGGCACGTGTGCGCCGACGCGGACGTCCGCCGGCCCATCTCGTCGTCCCTGCTGTGGAGGCACGTGTTCGGCAAAGGCCTGGGGGACGACGCGTCATGACTCATGACTCATGAGCGTGTGCTTGGGCTCGTGTGGCCGAGAATCTGCTGGCTTTGCATTGTGGACGCGTGCGAAGTTTTGCGCCTTTTTACTCTAACACATGCTCTATGTATGTTCTCCCTCTGGTTTTCTTTAACCGACGCGGCATATACAAGTACGTAGGCTATTACCTCTTCACAACTCGCGTCAATTTATTTAGATCAGAGGAAGTAACAGTGATCAGTTTCTTCATGGGGGTTTTCTCACCATCAAAAAAGATACTTGCTACCAAGCTCTTGTACCTCgacaacattatttggatcattaCTCTCCAAGACAAAGGGATATTCCCGGAAGGTAGGCCAAACAGTACATTGACCATTTCCTTGTAGAAAATATTAATTTTGGTTCTATGCTTGAAACAGCCGCCACCATAAGGAATGTGATCCACAATCCATTGTGTTAGATGAATATGAATAATCGGGTAGCCATGAATAAAATGTGTATCaaacagaaaaatcatggaaaatAGTAAAAGGCTATAGCCGTATAGGACCTTACATATTTAATGCACCTAGTTATACAAAGGCCGCTAAATGCAGACAATACTACAATATACCGAAACATTCACAAAATAAAACCTATACACGATAATCATGAAATACATTGGCTCATTCATTAGGATTAAAAATTCTGATGcaaaccaacaaaagaagaaagtGTATCAGCAAAACACATAAAAAAAGCTCCCCCTCATGTTAGCAGCAAATACACTACTAGTTAAAAATCAGGAGAAATGCACTCTCCACTAGTGCTGTGTTTGGTTGCAATGAATTCGGCTCTGAATTGAATTgggaatggaaaac
This Lolium perenne isolate Kyuss_39 chromosome 1, Kyuss_2.0, whole genome shotgun sequence DNA region includes the following protein-coding sequences:
- the LOC127302742 gene encoding em protein CS41, producing the protein MASGQEKGRSELDSLAREGQTVVPGGTGGKSYEAQEKLAEGRSRGGQTRKEQIGEEGYSEMGRKGGLSTNDESGGERAAKEGIDIDESKYKTKPPMF